In the genome of Segatella copri, one region contains:
- a CDS encoding ATP-binding protein: MAKIVNKYPVGIQTFEKIRENGYLYIDKTQYIVDFREKKMSYIFLSRPRRFGKSLFASTLQAYFEGRKELFEGLAIADYEKDWVKHPVLHFDLSGAKHFDADALNSYLNLQLLPYEELYGKGEGENYPNERLDGIVRRAYKQTGEKVVVIIDEYDAPLLDVVHEKDELKQLRLIMQNFYSPLKKLDPYLEFIFITGITKFSQLSIFSELNNLDNISMFDQYSAICGISKTELTTAMKPDVEALGEALGVSYEECLEELRQYYDGYHFSEHSEDVFNPFSLIRALSGQKIDAYWFSSGTPSYLIKSLQKFHVNVTNIEQKSVSVDDFDVSPEQMTSALPLLYQSGYLTIKQYKPFTKSYKLGYPNQEVKIGMLKSLAPNYLSPVSVDNNGLVNEFVELVYEGEIEQAMVRLKAYLSSISNRLSNKNERDFQTVFYLIFNLMGALIKVEEDSAIGRADAVLHLPEAIYVFELKYDGSAEEALKQIDDKGYLIPYSADGKRLYKVGVNYDSTQRTISDWKIKEE; this comes from the coding sequence ATGGCAAAAATAGTAAATAAATATCCTGTAGGAATACAGACCTTTGAAAAAATCCGCGAGAATGGCTATCTCTATATAGATAAGACCCAATACATTGTGGATTTCAGGGAAAAGAAAATGTCGTATATATTTCTGAGTCGTCCAAGGCGATTCGGAAAGTCGCTCTTTGCTTCTACCCTTCAGGCTTATTTTGAGGGAAGAAAGGAACTTTTCGAGGGATTGGCCATTGCTGATTATGAGAAAGATTGGGTGAAGCATCCTGTGTTACATTTCGACCTGAGCGGTGCCAAGCACTTTGATGCTGATGCCTTGAACAGTTATCTGAATCTGCAGCTTTTACCCTATGAAGAGCTTTATGGTAAAGGTGAAGGTGAAAATTATCCTAACGAAAGATTGGATGGAATCGTAAGGCGAGCTTACAAGCAAACTGGCGAAAAGGTGGTGGTTATCATTGATGAATATGATGCCCCATTGCTGGATGTGGTGCATGAGAAGGATGAACTCAAGCAGTTGCGTCTTATCATGCAGAACTTCTATAGTCCTTTAAAAAAACTCGACCCATATCTGGAGTTCATTTTCATCACGGGAATTACTAAGTTTTCACAGCTCAGCATCTTCAGCGAACTCAACAACCTCGACAATATCAGCATGTTTGACCAGTACTCTGCAATTTGTGGTATCAGCAAGACAGAACTGACCACAGCTATGAAACCTGATGTGGAAGCATTGGGGGAGGCTTTAGGTGTATCTTACGAGGAATGTCTAGAAGAATTGCGCCAATATTATGATGGCTATCATTTCAGTGAACATTCTGAAGATGTGTTCAATCCGTTTAGCCTGATAAGGGCTTTGTCGGGGCAGAAGATTGACGCCTATTGGTTTAGCTCCGGTACGCCAAGCTATCTCATTAAGAGTTTGCAGAAGTTTCATGTAAATGTGACTAACATCGAACAGAAGAGCGTGAGTGTTGACGATTTTGATGTGTCGCCCGAGCAGATGACCTCTGCTTTGCCTCTGCTCTATCAGAGTGGTTATCTTACCATCAAGCAATACAAACCGTTTACCAAGAGTTATAAGCTGGGCTATCCTAACCAGGAGGTGAAGATTGGTATGCTGAAGAGTCTTGCGCCCAATTATCTTTCGCCGGTTTCTGTAGATAATAACGGACTGGTGAATGAATTTGTGGAACTGGTTTATGAAGGAGAAATAGAACAGGCAATGGTCCGCCTGAAGGCCTATCTCTCCAGTATCTCAAACCGTTTAAGCAATAAGAATGAACGTGATTTTCAGACCGTCTTCTATCTGATATTCAACCTGATGGGTGCCCTTATCAAAGTGGAGGAGGATAGTGCCATAGGCAGAGCTGATGCCGTGCTCCATCTGCCTGAAGCCATCTATGTGTTCGAATTGAAATACGATGGCTCTGCCGAGGAAGCCTTGAAGCAGATTGATGACAAGGGTTATCTCATTCCATATTCAGCCGATGGCAA
- a CDS encoding zincin-like metallopeptidase domain-containing protein, with amino-acid sequence MTREELNAEKKERAEARINSALQTFADMIIARMETIEASNWKKGWTDGEAMIGLPQNVTGRVYTGSNAFLCQLHTMKKNYKVPVYFTHKQIRDLGAHPKKGEKSIPIFKWGLSIYNRENGKKATLKEYDSLPKEERDEKYKVIPYLKIFKEWNIDQTNLEEVNKEKYDVLLSKFETKEIKDDKGMYCNAAIDQMLASQSWVCHVEYNQQNPSALYNKSKDLIIVPRKDQFKISDTPEEIYKDGEEYYSSLIHEMAHSTGHESRLNRLNPDGKFGGSEYAKEELVAELTAAMVGSALGFDSRIRDNNTAYIKSWMSALKKEPKFLLSVMSDVNKASAMVIEHIDEQRVKLGEKALLEGNLDGEEEREKNEKEMENLSNENQENAQLGNTQTFAPSQVETAQNTEAESTEEQEEVELSQQENSEAEVKESAINENPVTSEENALSGKKYFTILMNSFTDGEHEGHSALEIKSISELRDYFKDNSYVSEWMNSASNRELIESGADRLPNIRYPHQEGRTIHDMNKAYDHLISQYAAVKSMRTRLLFSTAIANKKEEIDILDHRIKQITHRVEQAQAIIYDYQANISRAYGNRYFEDEHKFIPRAEYTASISLGQAATSERPIDESYYYSFARFESSERTKAFDNHRENGENEALLHLAEIMDVNNLIELNKVRKNAPKNSEDKVLVENSSYAVTYNQQNSTYDLLRKIEKEKVLELIGDINDNDEIKASSVDVQKLAYEDAAQQMAEFAEHEPRFLTMPNREVLDFQYNEESNQIEVGKMTSEGMNVLYTFDYDLSSSPEHNLSIAHDDLTGLDDFRMLSEEEVEQREKTALKWRITDNKLEMPSGDVLTVEYDKEKDTLNVAYTTEDGKPEIYSTKYNHEGSTTKNVGDLWQKFANMKQYQSTKEASPEKENKEKASVTQEKKGDVYYYSYAYLQSTDDTQEFDDLQKKGDYKQILQLAQMYDQGDALEQSKTFKNAKKYGSDDILDEDDHYAVVYNNGNGGTYELMRKETKEEVLDNIDRYGLDQDASEDVKKVAYESVAKQFSGIKAQIPAFTMPNNDVLYFQYNQEKNQVEVGHVTNIGLMKEHTFDYDVNQTLDANLEAVYESLQENEEYQAIEEDKEEAESLDEDNQVEVPREDSNIETDVAGMANQFAAEGMPMEEAEQKAKSIAEEQQHQEYHDEEKQKDAEQKLQQKKQEEQAKKEEEKKPVSHAALLFAALGLASEKNGVWMNRAQRQPAEFIHSHTPVTAYNSIMMTLNTDANKYKTNVYTFYKTAAENNLPVKRNEESLRFNWVNWDYQNVMNHDDIITQKKYDTLSDEEKSFYSKHASRVVEHIYNVDQTIMNAKDHEAYGNLVKTKGAPFVKTEEKTVSVLKQYNDYQNKYPDMVIPVKRRDSYEIYGEKASEVAKILNLEVEKKKMDGKEVAFISFPSQHLDTYLPKIIRAGNRVAFFDSPKEKKVSVPVQDHTAILNKAYSTAKAVADQSGMKYERIMVVQDAKYDKEDDKIVVSGMSEKTADENHATLYKANDIYRAVVAAVGSENRLDRSGRNSFLPEDDAKHEKLVQELAAGVLMTRQGLPAILSKESEKLVPYWQRELTENPKMLGVLERDVNNAVETIDGILAKREVDYKKIRGQIPGKILTENPERFSISFSLAKLPSIETKEMVVVLDKKHKTADIILPAGASLQVNNEVPGMNKKRILTALGKMGVKEVSFYNAGGGLSLHESNDYYKGKEVTVSKLKQYELLTQQTVDLKDKLAPKKEVKITTFEALPDDMGRYAFFIKAENEPSFAVYPNKEHVNQFYSTLKSENRAVVHNALAKKYYELGTKHPDTRVDVITPRKVDIGDAKIERICITAKRNDPKQHIIFATVNGERMHAPVSKAQWNKMWLSEDMSDYKQRLAAVIFESFIKKEVKSDVHQQASVKTEETVKQDSPAPEQEQEEQVEQTSHRGRGLH; translated from the coding sequence ATGACAAGAGAAGAGTTAAATGCTGAAAAAAAGGAAAGGGCTGAAGCCAGAATCAATTCAGCTCTCCAAACATTTGCTGATATGATAATCGCCAGAATGGAGACTATTGAAGCGAGCAACTGGAAGAAAGGCTGGACAGATGGTGAAGCGATGATAGGACTACCTCAGAATGTTACAGGAAGAGTGTATACTGGCAGTAATGCTTTTTTGTGTCAGCTTCACACAATGAAAAAGAACTATAAGGTTCCTGTCTATTTTACCCATAAACAGATCAGAGATTTGGGAGCTCATCCGAAGAAAGGTGAGAAAAGTATACCTATTTTCAAGTGGGGACTCAGTATTTACAATCGTGAAAACGGCAAGAAAGCCACTTTGAAGGAATACGACAGCCTCCCAAAAGAAGAGCGGGATGAAAAATATAAGGTTATTCCTTATCTTAAAATCTTTAAAGAGTGGAATATTGACCAAACCAATCTGGAAGAGGTGAATAAGGAGAAATACGATGTCCTGCTTTCCAAGTTTGAGACCAAAGAGATCAAGGACGATAAAGGTATGTACTGTAATGCCGCTATCGACCAGATGCTGGCTTCCCAATCCTGGGTCTGCCACGTGGAATATAACCAACAGAACCCTAGTGCTCTTTATAACAAGAGCAAGGACTTGATTATAGTTCCTCGCAAAGACCAGTTTAAGATCAGTGATACGCCAGAAGAAATCTATAAGGATGGTGAAGAGTACTACTCCTCCCTTATTCATGAGATGGCACATTCCACAGGTCATGAAAGCCGTTTGAACCGCTTAAATCCAGACGGAAAATTTGGCGGTTCGGAATATGCAAAGGAAGAGCTGGTAGCCGAACTTACGGCAGCCATGGTAGGCAGTGCCCTGGGCTTTGACAGCAGAATCCGTGATAACAACACCGCCTACATTAAGAGTTGGATGAGTGCTCTGAAAAAGGAACCGAAGTTTCTCCTGTCAGTCATGTCTGATGTCAATAAGGCTTCTGCTATGGTAATCGAGCACATTGACGAACAGCGCGTGAAACTGGGAGAAAAGGCTTTACTTGAAGGTAACTTAGACGGCGAGGAAGAGCGTGAAAAGAATGAAAAGGAGATGGAGAACCTTTCCAATGAGAATCAAGAGAATGCTCAGTTAGGCAATACACAGACTTTTGCACCTTCGCAAGTTGAAACCGCCCAAAATACAGAGGCGGAATCAACAGAAGAACAGGAGGAAGTAGAGTTGAGCCAACAGGAAAATTCCGAAGCCGAAGTAAAGGAATCAGCTATAAATGAAAATCCTGTAACTTCTGAAGAGAACGCTCTTTCCGGTAAGAAATACTTCACCATCCTGATGAACAGCTTCACCGATGGCGAGCATGAAGGTCATTCTGCCTTGGAAATCAAAAGCATCTCCGAGCTAAGAGATTACTTTAAGGATAATTCTTACGTTAGCGAGTGGATGAATAGCGCAAGTAATCGAGAACTCATCGAATCTGGAGCAGATAGACTTCCCAACATTCGGTATCCTCATCAGGAAGGCAGAACAATCCACGACATGAACAAAGCCTATGATCATCTCATTTCTCAATATGCAGCAGTCAAGTCAATGCGTACCAGGTTGCTATTCAGTACTGCTATTGCAAACAAAAAGGAAGAAATAGACATTCTAGATCATCGAATCAAGCAAATTACTCATCGTGTAGAACAGGCGCAAGCCATCATCTATGACTATCAAGCCAACATAAGCAGAGCTTATGGTAACAGATACTTTGAAGATGAGCATAAGTTTATTCCTAGAGCAGAATACACTGCAAGTATCTCTCTGGGGCAAGCAGCAACTTCTGAAAGACCAATTGATGAGAGCTACTATTACTCTTTTGCCCGATTCGAGTCTTCTGAGCGTACCAAGGCATTTGACAATCACCGTGAAAACGGCGAAAATGAAGCACTGCTTCATCTGGCAGAAATCATGGATGTGAACAACCTCATTGAATTGAATAAAGTGCGAAAGAATGCACCCAAAAATTCTGAGGACAAAGTTCTTGTTGAAAACAGTTCTTACGCTGTAACCTATAATCAGCAGAATAGTACATACGATCTTTTGCGCAAAATTGAAAAGGAAAAGGTTCTGGAACTTATTGGCGATATCAACGACAACGATGAAATCAAAGCATCTTCTGTTGACGTGCAGAAGTTGGCATACGAGGATGCAGCTCAGCAGATGGCAGAGTTTGCAGAGCATGAGCCACGTTTTCTAACCATGCCAAACAGAGAAGTACTTGACTTTCAGTATAACGAAGAAAGCAACCAGATAGAAGTTGGCAAGATGACCTCTGAAGGCATGAACGTACTGTATACATTCGACTACGATCTGTCGAGCAGTCCGGAGCATAACCTGTCCATTGCCCATGATGACCTTACTGGCCTGGATGATTTTCGGATGCTGAGCGAAGAAGAGGTTGAACAGAGAGAAAAGACAGCTCTCAAATGGCGAATCACAGACAATAAGCTGGAGATGCCGTCGGGAGATGTCCTTACGGTGGAGTATGACAAAGAGAAAGATACACTCAACGTTGCCTATACTACCGAGGACGGAAAGCCAGAAATTTATAGTACAAAGTATAATCACGAAGGAAGCACTACGAAGAATGTGGGCGACCTTTGGCAAAAATTTGCAAACATGAAGCAATATCAATCAACCAAAGAGGCTTCCCCTGAAAAAGAAAACAAGGAAAAAGCTTCTGTCACCCAGGAGAAGAAGGGTGATGTTTATTATTATTCATACGCCTACTTGCAATCAACAGATGATACGCAGGAATTTGACGATTTGCAGAAGAAGGGCGATTACAAGCAGATTCTCCAGCTTGCTCAAATGTATGACCAGGGCGATGCACTGGAGCAGAGTAAGACCTTCAAAAATGCCAAAAAGTATGGCAGTGATGATATCCTCGATGAGGATGACCATTATGCAGTGGTTTACAATAATGGAAATGGAGGAACCTATGAACTCATGCGTAAGGAGACAAAAGAAGAGGTTCTTGACAATATTGACCGCTATGGCTTGGACCAGGATGCTTCTGAGGATGTGAAAAAAGTAGCCTATGAGAGTGTTGCCAAGCAATTTTCCGGGATCAAGGCTCAGATACCAGCTTTCACCATGCCTAACAATGATGTCCTCTACTTCCAGTATAACCAGGAGAAAAATCAGGTAGAAGTGGGGCATGTTACCAATATAGGTTTGATGAAAGAACATACTTTCGACTATGATGTCAACCAGACCCTTGATGCCAATCTGGAAGCTGTCTATGAAAGCCTTCAGGAGAATGAGGAATACCAGGCTATAGAAGAAGACAAGGAAGAAGCCGAGTCTCTTGATGAAGACAACCAGGTAGAAGTTCCTCGTGAAGATAGCAATATCGAGACCGATGTTGCTGGCATGGCAAATCAGTTTGCAGCTGAAGGTATGCCGATGGAAGAGGCAGAACAGAAAGCCAAGTCCATTGCCGAGGAACAGCAGCACCAGGAGTATCACGATGAAGAGAAGCAAAAGGATGCCGAGCAGAAACTACAGCAGAAGAAGCAAGAGGAGCAGGCAAAGAAAGAAGAGGAGAAAAAGCCAGTAAGCCATGCTGCCCTGCTCTTTGCAGCCCTCGGTCTTGCTTCCGAGAAAAATGGAGTCTGGATGAACCGTGCCCAGCGTCAGCCGGCTGAGTTTATCCATTCCCATACCCCTGTTACAGCCTATAACAGCATCATGATGACTCTCAACACAGATGCCAACAAGTATAAGACCAACGTCTATACTTTCTATAAAACAGCAGCAGAAAATAATTTGCCAGTAAAAAGAAATGAGGAGAGTTTGAGATTTAATTGGGTAAACTGGGACTACCAGAACGTGATGAACCATGATGATATCATCACCCAGAAGAAATACGACACGCTCTCTGATGAAGAAAAGAGTTTCTATTCCAAACATGCATCAAGAGTGGTGGAACATATCTATAATGTCGACCAGACCATTATGAATGCTAAGGATCACGAAGCCTATGGCAACCTGGTGAAGACAAAGGGGGCTCCTTTCGTCAAGACAGAAGAGAAGACGGTATCTGTGCTGAAGCAGTATAACGACTATCAGAATAAATATCCTGACATGGTGATTCCGGTCAAGAGGAGAGATTCCTATGAAATCTATGGGGAAAAAGCCTCAGAAGTGGCTAAAATTCTCAACTTAGAAGTTGAAAAAAAGAAGATGGATGGAAAGGAAGTGGCTTTTATCTCCTTCCCTAGCCAGCATCTTGACACGTATCTTCCTAAAATTATCCGGGCAGGTAATCGCGTAGCCTTCTTTGATAGTCCGAAGGAAAAAAAGGTAAGCGTTCCTGTACAGGATCATACTGCCATTCTGAACAAAGCCTACTCCACCGCCAAGGCTGTTGCCGACCAGAGCGGCATGAAGTATGAGCGTATCATGGTTGTCCAGGATGCCAAATACGATAAGGAAGATGACAAAATCGTTGTCAGCGGTATGAGTGAGAAAACAGCCGATGAGAATCATGCCACACTGTATAAGGCAAATGATATCTACCGGGCTGTAGTTGCCGCTGTAGGCTCAGAAAACCGTCTTGACCGTTCCGGCAGAAACAGTTTCCTTCCGGAAGACGATGCCAAGCATGAGAAGTTGGTACAGGAGTTGGCTGCAGGTGTGCTGATGACACGCCAGGGACTTCCAGCCATCCTTTCCAAGGAAAGTGAAAAACTGGTTCCTTACTGGCAGCGAGAACTGACGGAAAACCCGAAGATGTTGGGAGTGCTGGAGCGTGATGTGAACAATGCAGTAGAAACCATCGACGGCATCCTTGCAAAACGAGAGGTGGACTATAAGAAAATCCGTGGACAAATACCGGGAAAAATCCTCACAGAGAATCCTGAGCGTTTCAGTATCAGTTTCTCTTTGGCAAAGCTTCCTTCCATAGAAACAAAGGAAATGGTTGTTGTATTGGACAAGAAGCACAAAACTGCAGATATAATCCTACCTGCTGGGGCTTCCCTTCAGGTAAACAATGAAGTACCGGGAATGAACAAGAAGAGAATCCTTACTGCCCTCGGTAAAATGGGAGTTAAGGAAGTGAGCTTCTATAATGCCGGTGGTGGATTGAGCCTTCATGAGTCAAACGACTATTACAAGGGTAAAGAGGTGACTGTCAGTAAACTGAAGCAATATGAATTGCTCACCCAACAAACCGTTGACTTGAAGGACAAGCTTGCCCCAAAGAAGGAAGTCAAGATTACCACTTTCGAGGCTTTGCCGGACGATATGGGACGCTATGCTTTCTTTATCAAGGCTGAAAACGAGCCGTCCTTTGCCGTATATCCGAATAAAGAGCATGTCAACCAGTTCTATTCCACCTTGAAGAGTGAGAACAGGGCAGTTGTTCACAACGCTCTGGCTAAGAAGTATTACGAGCTGGGAACCAAGCATCCGGATACCAGGGTGGATGTCATAACCCCTAGAAAGGTAGATATCGGCGATGCCAAGATTGAGCGCATCTGTATTACAGCTAAGCGCAACGATCCGAAGCAACACATTATCTTTGCTACCGTGAATGGAGAACGTATGCATGCCCCGGTTTCCAAGGCACAGTGGAACAAGATGTGGCTTTCAGAAGATATGAGTGACTACAAGCAACGCCTGGCGGCTGTCATCTTTGAGTCTTTCATCAAGAAAGAAGTGAAAAGTGATGTCCACCAACAAGCCTCTGTGAAAACAGAAGAAACTGTAAAGCAGGACTCCCCTGCCCCTGAACAGGAGCAGGAAGAACAGGTAGAGCAAACTTCCCATAGGGGACGAGGATTACATTAA
- a CDS encoding glucosaminidase domain-containing protein: protein MSQQNFYEKYAQLAIDQQIKYGIPASITLQQMALESGHGKSDLAANYNNYFGVKAGSSWKGPTVMKVDDHSYPEAFRVYGSVEESVENHSKVLMASRYRKCFNYSSTDYQNWAIQIRAAGYASDKTYAQKLIKLIGENQLYKYDQMALEQARQQGVEIGYMRNGKAPSTPASTPSKQLLNPLQGNWALPIDLAQVKVTGQFHESRTGHLHGGLDLSTQGKYFPVAATEDNGKVVAVQHNNGAAGNMVTVEYNRQDGTNIRATYMHLSQIDVKKGDIVNAGQQLGMSGNSGRSSGPHLHFETSVQNQNGEWEKFDPKNYLAEMEVRSGITTSLDRNGKDYLAEARNSMALNNQPSQQTNQQQDSNMALLASITNSNDPTEWLSYMMQQNGETLGSGQDIISSLISSLFSAALTLGLKIRSEEQAEAEELAFSKAAKVEETEENNVVKMSRSDVQKIQANASMMFDAESPEQGQQQSQRLA, encoded by the coding sequence ATGTCACAACAGAACTTTTATGAGAAATATGCCCAGTTGGCAATAGACCAACAGATAAAATACGGCATTCCTGCCTCTATCACCCTGCAGCAGATGGCATTGGAAAGCGGTCATGGCAAATCCGACCTGGCAGCAAACTACAATAATTATTTCGGTGTGAAAGCCGGTAGCAGCTGGAAAGGTCCCACCGTTATGAAGGTGGATGACCACAGTTATCCGGAAGCATTCAGGGTTTATGGCAGTGTAGAGGAGAGCGTGGAGAACCATTCTAAAGTATTGATGGCTTCACGTTACAGAAAATGTTTCAACTACTCCTCTACCGACTATCAGAACTGGGCTATACAAATCAGGGCAGCCGGTTATGCCTCAGATAAGACCTATGCCCAGAAGCTCATCAAGCTTATCGGTGAGAACCAGTTATACAAATATGACCAGATGGCATTGGAGCAGGCTCGTCAGCAAGGCGTGGAGATTGGATATATGAGGAACGGCAAAGCCCCTTCCACTCCAGCCTCTACCCCTTCCAAGCAGTTACTGAATCCTCTTCAAGGAAATTGGGCATTGCCGATAGACCTAGCCCAAGTGAAGGTAACAGGACAGTTCCATGAATCACGTACTGGTCATCTGCATGGTGGACTGGATCTGTCAACCCAAGGAAAGTATTTCCCGGTGGCTGCAACGGAAGATAATGGAAAAGTGGTTGCCGTCCAACACAATAATGGTGCTGCCGGCAATATGGTAACGGTGGAATATAACCGACAGGATGGTACCAACATACGTGCCACCTATATGCATCTGAGCCAGATAGACGTGAAAAAGGGCGATATCGTGAATGCCGGTCAGCAATTGGGCATGTCGGGAAATTCAGGAAGAAGTAGCGGACCCCATCTGCATTTTGAAACCAGTGTCCAGAATCAGAATGGAGAGTGGGAGAAGTTCGATCCGAAGAACTATCTAGCAGAGATGGAGGTAAGAAGCGGCATCACCACTTCACTGGATAGAAACGGCAAAGACTATCTTGCAGAAGCACGTAACAGTATGGCATTGAATAACCAGCCTTCACAGCAGACGAACCAACAGCAAGACAGCAATATGGCACTTCTGGCTTCCATCACTAATTCCAACGACCCTACGGAATGGTTGAGCTATATGATGCAGCAGAATGGTGAAACGCTAGGTAGCGGTCAGGATATCATCTCCAGCCTGATTTCTTCCCTTTTCTCAGCCGCTCTCACTCTGGGCTTGAAGATAAGGAGCGAAGAACAAGCCGAAGCCGAAGAACTAGCTTTCAGCAAAGCGGCAAAGGTAGAAGAGACAGAAGAAAACAATGTAGTGAAAATGAGCCGAAGCGACGTACAGAAAATACAAGCAAATGCCAGTATGATGTTCGATGCAGAAAGTCCAGAGCAGGGTCAGCAGCAGAGCCAGCGTCTTGCTTAA
- a CDS encoding single-stranded DNA-binding protein translates to MIKCNVTTCGVITSSAEEKTSKEGEKFISFSMVVPFEGKDGTVKEQYISVSAPGDAQSAANYSAGRRVTVSGVLHIRKHDSSTYLNLRTDTNIEFNESTTPDRLVGSMEFRGKISKKGIKDFNSKKGKPMQSFSAFSSDKNGENYEFTWVSFINLSPIHEEYLAADKYVEVHGDLQLDVFKGELQLECKVKSIAPWELNKTAEANAEQQPS, encoded by the coding sequence ATGATCAAGTGTAATGTAACAACCTGTGGAGTGATTACCAGTTCCGCAGAAGAGAAAACAAGTAAGGAAGGTGAAAAGTTCATTTCATTTTCCATGGTGGTACCTTTTGAAGGTAAGGATGGTACAGTAAAGGAGCAGTATATATCTGTTTCAGCACCAGGTGATGCACAAAGTGCAGCCAACTATTCTGCCGGAAGAAGAGTAACCGTTTCCGGTGTGCTTCATATCAGAAAGCACGACAGCAGCACCTATTTGAATCTCCGTACAGACACAAATATTGAGTTCAATGAGTCCACCACGCCAGACCGCCTTGTGGGCAGTATGGAGTTCAGAGGCAAGATTTCGAAGAAAGGTATCAAGGATTTCAACAGCAAGAAGGGTAAGCCTATGCAGTCATTCTCAGCTTTCTCTTCTGATAAGAATGGCGAGAACTATGAGTTTACCTGGGTAAGTTTCATCAATCTCTCCCCTATTCATGAAGAGTATCTGGCAGCAGATAAATATGTAGAGGTACATGGCGATCTCCAGCTAGACGTGTTCAAGGGAGAGTTGCAGCTGGAATGCAAGGTAAAGAGCATAGCACCTTGGGAACTGAATAAGACGGCAGAAGCAAATGCAGAGCAGCAGCCATCTTAA